A section of the Opitutaceae bacterium genome encodes:
- a CDS encoding RNA methyltransferase, giving the protein MNLVLFDSIEIAAPLPRTDARAMHVLEVLRRAEGDSFDVGQVNGPRGRAVLRRITPEHLELEFAWGVPMPPRLPLALLAGLPRPQTARKILVDAATLGVTTLQFVATERSDPNYAASTLWTSGEWRRHLLAGAAQAFDTRIPDVSWDKSLKQTMGIVAGANDSGERERIPLLLALDNYEASMRLGEVDVGPLRPVCLALGPERGWGAGDREILREAGFVLAHLGESVLRTETAVVAALAILAGRQGRM; this is encoded by the coding sequence TTGAACCTTGTCCTTTTTGATTCGATTGAAATCGCCGCGCCGCTGCCTCGCACGGATGCGCGTGCGATGCACGTGCTCGAGGTCCTGCGCAGGGCGGAGGGCGACTCTTTCGATGTGGGGCAGGTGAACGGTCCGAGGGGAAGAGCGGTGCTGCGACGCATCACTCCGGAGCACCTCGAATTGGAATTTGCCTGGGGTGTTCCGATGCCCCCGCGGTTGCCATTGGCACTGCTGGCTGGCCTGCCGCGGCCCCAGACTGCGCGGAAGATTCTGGTGGATGCGGCGACCCTTGGGGTGACGACGCTGCAGTTTGTCGCAACGGAGCGCAGCGATCCGAACTACGCGGCAAGCACGCTGTGGACATCCGGAGAGTGGCGACGTCACCTGCTGGCAGGCGCAGCGCAGGCGTTTGACACACGTATTCCAGACGTGAGCTGGGACAAGTCGCTCAAGCAGACGATGGGGATTGTTGCGGGTGCGAACGATTCAGGCGAGAGGGAACGCATCCCGCTGCTGCTGGCGCTCGACAATTACGAAGCGAGCATGCGCCTCGGCGAGGTCGACGTCGGGCCGTTGCGTCCGGTTTGCCTGGCATTGGGACCGGAGCGGGGTTGGGGTGCGGGCGACCGTGAGATCCTGCGGGAAGCCGGATTTGTGCTGGCCCACCTTGGCGAGTCTGTTCTACGCACGGAGACTGCGGTCGTCGCGGCGCTGGCGATCCTGGCAGGCAGGCAGGGCCGGATGTAA
- a CDS encoding ATP-binding protein: protein MSNAMTFESQLQYLKLSHLSRHHEELTADAAKQRWSHAQFLRRIVEAEAHDRQQHALLRRIKAARFPVKKTLDQFQWDWPRQINEAQVRHLFELRFIEEHTNAVFCGGVGLGKTHLASALGYAACQAGHAVLFTTAVDAINSLLAAQAAHRLALELKKYVAPKLLVLDEVGYLPLDKAGADLLFQIISQRYERGSIIVTTNKAYKSWPTIFNNDAGITSAILDRLLHHAHTVVIEGKSYRMKDRRPEESPS, encoded by the coding sequence ATGAGCAACGCCATGACCTTTGAATCCCAGCTTCAGTATCTGAAGCTCTCCCACCTGAGCCGTCATCACGAGGAGCTGACCGCCGACGCCGCAAAGCAGCGCTGGTCCCATGCCCAGTTCCTGCGCAGAATCGTCGAGGCCGAGGCGCACGATCGCCAGCAGCACGCACTCCTTCGCCGGATCAAGGCAGCTCGTTTCCCCGTGAAGAAAACCCTCGATCAGTTCCAGTGGGACTGGCCCCGGCAGATCAACGAGGCGCAGGTGCGCCATCTTTTCGAACTGCGCTTCATCGAGGAACACACCAACGCGGTCTTCTGCGGCGGCGTCGGCCTGGGAAAGACACACCTGGCTTCCGCACTCGGTTACGCAGCCTGCCAGGCAGGACATGCCGTGCTCTTCACCACGGCCGTCGACGCCATCAACTCGCTGCTCGCAGCCCAGGCGGCGCACAGGCTTGCCCTTGAACTCAAGAAGTACGTCGCACCAAAACTGCTCGTTCTCGACGAGGTCGGCTATCTTCCCCTCGACAAGGCTGGCGCCGACCTCCTCTTCCAAATCATCAGCCAGCGCTACGAGCGAGGCTCGATCATCGTCACCACCAACAAGGCCTACAAGAGCTGGCCCACGATCTTCAACAACGACGCCGGCATCACCTCCGCCATCCTCGATCGCCTCCTCCACCACGCTCACACCGTTGTCATCGAAGGAAAATCCTACCGCATGAAGGACCGCCGCCCAGAAGAATCCCCCTCCTGA
- a CDS encoding DUF1343 domain-containing protein, giving the protein MALPAIGVLSLLYRLLIRQKSMMFAQSLTCIVLDRPNPLGGLKVDGPLLDPEWRSGVGAYPIPYVHGLTLGELARYAVGTSGVMDLSDEVRAKGSLMVIPMRGWRRAMRWPDTGLKFVPTSPNIPDFDAVVGYAMCGLGCEYSGFTHGIGTPHPFRSLVYKDMNASELMNEMSSWKLPGLGYRLIAGAAVKGAPVTRVWVDVVDWDAWNPTELSFHLLRLACRYDPPNPFAKLGPHEVRLFNIHAGSTEWWQALLIRGANVDVEAFQRKWRGRADAFRQETRRFWLY; this is encoded by the coding sequence ATGGCGCTTCCCGCCATCGGCGTCCTTTCCCTCCTCTATCGACTTCTTATCCGCCAGAAATCCATGATGTTCGCTCAGTCGCTCACATGTATCGTGCTCGATCGCCCGAATCCGCTGGGTGGACTCAAGGTGGATGGACCCCTGCTGGATCCCGAATGGCGCAGTGGAGTGGGGGCGTATCCGATTCCGTATGTCCATGGGCTGACCCTCGGAGAGCTTGCGCGTTATGCCGTCGGCACGAGTGGCGTGATGGACCTGTCCGATGAAGTTCGTGCAAAGGGATCGCTCATGGTCATTCCGATGCGTGGCTGGCGCCGGGCGATGCGCTGGCCGGATACGGGACTGAAGTTCGTTCCGACCTCACCGAACATCCCGGATTTTGATGCAGTGGTGGGTTATGCCATGTGCGGGCTGGGCTGCGAGTACAGCGGCTTCACCCATGGGATTGGCACGCCCCATCCCTTTCGCAGCCTCGTTTACAAGGACATGAATGCCTCCGAACTCATGAACGAAATGAGTTCATGGAAATTGCCGGGTCTTGGATATCGACTCATTGCCGGCGCAGCGGTCAAGGGTGCGCCGGTCACCCGCGTGTGGGTGGATGTCGTGGACTGGGATGCGTGGAATCCGACGGAGCTGAGCTTTCACCTGCTCCGTCTCGCGTGCCGCTACGATCCGCCAAACCCTTTTGCGAAACTGGGGCCGCACGAGGTGAGGCTGTTCAACATTCACGCTGGATCCACCGAGTGGTGGCAGGCCCTTCTGATCAGGGGGGCGAATGTCGACGTGGAGGCCTTTCAACGAAAATGGAGGGGAAGGGCCGATGCGTTCCGGCAGGAAACGCGAAGGTTCTGGCTGTATTGA
- a CDS encoding alpha/beta hydrolase, whose translation MSSLMLAKSAVTRMPHPRAGYWRRSPVCFGILIVAAGMLALPGAKAGDVRVERDIDYLEPGRKEKLDLYLPDAESGAGVHGKARPAVVWIHGGGWINGTKSEGRAKEFCTTMARAGYVAASIDYRLGRGAWPQNLYDCKNAVRFLRTQGGRYGIDAARIAAAGGSAGGHLALMVGFTADQPELEPTAPYAGVSSSVRCVIDMYGITNILTRQKTDPTGQSTGVLHLGSAPSVFGTDDENAPVLKLGSPVNHVTPRSPPVLILHGRADATVDFPQSEELARVLDRQGVPHELMLLDGVGHTFTLETWRNRPLPRDLRPIVLDFLDRYLR comes from the coding sequence ATGTCATCCCTCATGCTGGCAAAGTCCGCGGTCACAAGGATGCCCCACCCGCGAGCGGGATACTGGCGCAGGTCGCCGGTTTGCTTTGGAATTCTCATCGTGGCGGCGGGCATGCTCGCCCTGCCTGGCGCGAAAGCGGGTGATGTCCGGGTGGAGCGCGATATTGACTATCTGGAGCCGGGGCGGAAGGAGAAGCTCGACCTGTACCTTCCCGACGCCGAATCCGGAGCAGGCGTTCACGGCAAGGCGCGCCCGGCAGTGGTGTGGATTCATGGCGGTGGTTGGATCAACGGCACGAAAAGCGAAGGCCGCGCCAAGGAATTCTGCACGACCATGGCCAGGGCCGGATACGTCGCCGCGAGCATCGATTATCGCCTTGGCAGGGGAGCCTGGCCCCAGAATTTGTACGACTGCAAGAATGCCGTCCGTTTTCTCCGCACGCAGGGCGGTCGCTATGGAATTGATGCCGCACGCATCGCCGCAGCCGGGGGCTCCGCCGGCGGACATCTCGCTCTCATGGTCGGCTTCACTGCGGACCAGCCGGAGCTGGAGCCGACCGCACCCTATGCCGGCGTTTCCAGCTCCGTGCGCTGTGTTATAGACATGTACGGGATCACCAACATTCTCACGCGCCAGAAGACCGACCCGACGGGTCAATCCACCGGTGTGCTCCACTTGGGCAGCGCACCATCGGTCTTCGGCACGGATGACGAGAATGCGCCGGTCCTGAAGCTGGGATCGCCTGTCAACCACGTGACGCCACGCTCACCGCCGGTCCTCATCCTTCACGGACGGGCTGACGCGACCGTCGACTTTCCACAGTCAGAGGAACTGGCCCGGGTGCTCGACCGCCAGGGCGTGCCCCATGAGTTGATGCTCCTCGATGGAGTGGGCCACACGTTCACGCTGGAAACCTGGCGTAATCGTCCGCTGCCACGCGACCTGCGGCCAATTGTGCTGGATTTCCTCGACCGGTATCTGCGTTGA
- a CDS encoding ABC transporter permease: MKRITDLLEALGSSLLLAGRAFISLPAAPRILKRVSEQGFLVGYTTLPIVAILCFFIGAVLALQAGITLRDFGAKQLIGTLVGESMARELGPVMVAILLAGRVGSAVTAELASMKVSGEIDALVTMNIPPARLLVLPRLIAVMLVMPLLTMMGNIIGWFGGAIVSAQVKMIGVPTEMYFQNLKQYLSVEDVMDGLIKAEIFGFVIMLIACTTGLRTRGGPREIGFAVTKSVVYSLIAILTLDYFITKALS; the protein is encoded by the coding sequence ATGAAACGCATCACCGACCTACTTGAGGCTTTGGGAAGCTCACTTCTGCTGGCGGGGAGGGCTTTCATTTCACTTCCGGCCGCGCCACGCATCCTGAAACGCGTGTCGGAGCAGGGGTTTCTTGTCGGCTACACGACGCTTCCGATAGTGGCGATTCTCTGCTTCTTCATCGGTGCCGTGCTGGCGCTGCAAGCCGGCATCACGCTTCGCGATTTTGGAGCGAAGCAGTTGATCGGCACGCTTGTCGGCGAATCCATGGCTCGCGAACTGGGGCCTGTCATGGTGGCCATCCTGCTTGCGGGCAGGGTCGGGTCCGCGGTAACAGCCGAACTGGCTTCCATGAAAGTCTCCGGTGAAATCGACGCGTTGGTCACGATGAACATTCCGCCCGCGCGCCTGCTGGTGCTGCCGAGGCTTATTGCCGTGATGCTTGTGATGCCCCTGCTCACCATGATGGGAAACATCATCGGCTGGTTTGGCGGGGCCATTGTCAGCGCGCAGGTGAAAATGATCGGGGTGCCGACGGAGATGTATTTCCAGAATCTGAAGCAATACCTGTCCGTGGAGGACGTCATGGACGGGCTGATAAAGGCGGAGATCTTTGGCTTTGTGATCATGCTGATCGCATGCACCACGGGGCTGAGAACGCGGGGCGGGCCGCGCGAGATCGGATTCGCGGTCACCAAATCGGTAGTGTACTCGCTCATTGCGATCCTGACGCTGGATTACTTCATCACCAAGGCCCTGTCATGA
- a CDS encoding ATP-binding cassette domain-containing protein produces MSAQFSSASLPQRGGRLQKARRPVLVRDDRNAVPVDVENLSKSYGSQQVLIDVNLGVQPGEIFTIMGPSGSGKTVLLRHIAGLESPTSGSVKISGHDPQLPETRDRFAVAMVFQSGALFNSQSVYDNLALYPLEHRLCPKPEIRDRVMRALKILSIENAAHKFPSELSGGMKKRVAIARALVMEPQLILFDEPTSELDPLMSATIAEIIATLKEEIAVTTVVVSHDRALALTISDRVALVHQGRLRAVEKPDSLAKSQDPVVKAFLNPEIDIRNPRFRKLETENHD; encoded by the coding sequence ATGAGCGCGCAATTTTCCTCCGCATCACTCCCGCAACGGGGAGGCAGGCTCCAGAAAGCCCGCCGTCCGGTGCTCGTTCGCGACGATCGCAATGCGGTGCCTGTCGACGTGGAGAATCTTTCAAAGTCCTATGGGAGCCAGCAGGTCCTGATCGACGTCAACTTGGGAGTGCAGCCGGGGGAGATCTTCACGATCATGGGGCCGAGCGGCTCGGGGAAGACCGTCCTTCTGCGGCACATAGCGGGGCTGGAATCGCCCACCTCGGGAAGCGTGAAAATCAGCGGGCATGACCCCCAGCTTCCGGAAACGCGGGACAGGTTTGCCGTGGCGATGGTTTTCCAGAGCGGGGCGCTCTTCAATTCGCAGAGCGTGTATGACAACCTGGCGCTCTATCCGCTGGAACACCGGCTCTGCCCGAAGCCGGAGATTCGTGATCGTGTCATGCGCGCGCTGAAGATCCTGTCGATTGAGAATGCAGCGCACAAGTTTCCCTCGGAGCTGTCGGGAGGCATGAAGAAGCGCGTGGCGATCGCGCGTGCGCTGGTGATGGAACCGCAGTTGATCCTCTTCGATGAACCCACGAGTGAACTGGATCCCCTGATGAGCGCGACGATCGCCGAGATCATTGCGACGCTCAAGGAGGAGATCGCTGTCACCACAGTCGTGGTGTCGCACGATCGAGCTCTTGCGCTGACGATCTCGGACCGCGTCGCGCTGGTGCATCAAGGGCGTCTGCGCGCGGTGGAGAAGCCGGATTCCCTGGCGAAAAGCCAGGATCCGGTCGTCAAAGCCTTTCTCAACCCTGAGATCGACATCAGGAATCCCCGTTTCAGGAAATTGGAGACCGAGAACCATGACTAA
- a CDS encoding MCE family protein has protein sequence MTNAQMSARVGLFFLLGVALIWVTFEALTSGQVRRDRGYRLIAHFSNLKELKAGDEVRMAGVKVGAVGETRLAGRQAEAVLLINPKVQVAQDSVATIAMAGLLGANYVSLDLGTQGNGYLQAENQIRTVDTPDLNTIVSQLGDIGKKIDGALSQFTGALSGGGKDGPGLIGKLDKLVDENSARIGQITSDLRDITNKVNTGQGTLGKLVNDTEAYDTLVKTLGDIRGAATDAKTFITNTQGIIDQVKSGKGTLGTLIYDEEAAKNIKVVTNNLRILSEKLTTGEGTLGKLINDDSLFKEAQGVMRKVDRAVDGLSDQGPITAVGVVAGALF, from the coding sequence ATGACTAACGCACAAATGTCGGCCCGTGTGGGCCTGTTTTTTCTCCTGGGGGTCGCCCTCATCTGGGTGACTTTCGAGGCGCTCACCAGCGGCCAGGTAAGACGCGATCGAGGGTATCGCTTGATCGCGCACTTCAGCAACCTCAAGGAGCTCAAGGCGGGCGATGAAGTGCGCATGGCCGGAGTGAAGGTGGGGGCCGTTGGGGAGACGCGGCTCGCAGGCCGCCAGGCCGAGGCGGTTCTGCTGATCAATCCCAAGGTCCAGGTCGCGCAGGATTCGGTGGCCACAATCGCGATGGCGGGCCTGCTGGGCGCAAACTACGTGTCGCTAGATCTCGGCACCCAGGGCAACGGCTACCTGCAGGCGGAGAATCAGATCCGCACCGTGGACACCCCCGATCTCAACACGATCGTGTCGCAGCTTGGCGACATCGGGAAGAAGATCGATGGCGCCCTGAGCCAGTTCACCGGTGCCCTGAGCGGCGGAGGCAAGGACGGACCGGGATTGATCGGGAAACTCGACAAACTGGTCGACGAAAACAGCGCGAGGATCGGCCAGATCACGAGCGACCTGAGGGACATCACGAACAAGGTGAACACCGGGCAGGGGACCCTCGGCAAGCTGGTGAACGACACCGAGGCGTATGACACGCTTGTGAAAACGCTCGGAGACATCCGCGGCGCGGCCACGGATGCGAAGACCTTCATCACGAACACGCAGGGGATCATCGACCAGGTGAAGAGCGGCAAGGGCACCCTGGGCACGCTGATCTACGACGAAGAGGCCGCAAAGAACATCAAGGTTGTGACGAACAATCTGCGCATCCTTTCCGAAAAACTGACGACAGGGGAGGGAACGCTGGGCAAACTCATCAACGATGACAGCCTGTTCAAGGAAGCCCAGGGCGTGATGCGCAAGGTGGATCGCGCCGTGGACGGGCTTTCAGACCAGGGGCCGATCACGGCGGTGGGAGTCGTGGCTGGCGCGTTGTTCTGA
- a CDS encoding aquaporin family protein — MTPFTAELIGTALLVTLGNGVVANVVLGKTKGNSSGWIVIATGWAMAVTIAVYTVNSFSGAHLNPAVTIGLAAIGKFSWALVPGYVSAQMLGAITGAVVVWLAYLPHWAATTDQGGKLAVFCTAPAIRHPFANLLCEIIGGAVLVGGVLAILRPENLQPNSGFEMGFAPFLVGLLVWSIGLSLGGPTGYAINPARDLGPRLAHAWLPVANKGGSDWSYAWIPVLGPIIGGVAGAMFFKIFWSALP, encoded by the coding sequence ATGACTCCATTCACCGCCGAGTTGATCGGCACCGCTCTCCTCGTCACGCTTGGCAACGGCGTCGTTGCCAACGTCGTTCTCGGAAAAACCAAGGGCAACAGCTCGGGCTGGATCGTCATCGCGACCGGCTGGGCGATGGCCGTCACGATCGCCGTCTATACGGTGAACTCCTTCAGCGGCGCGCACCTCAACCCCGCTGTGACCATCGGCCTCGCCGCCATCGGAAAATTCTCGTGGGCGCTCGTGCCTGGCTACGTCAGCGCCCAGATGCTTGGCGCGATCACCGGCGCAGTGGTCGTGTGGCTGGCGTATCTTCCGCACTGGGCGGCGACCACGGACCAGGGCGGCAAGCTCGCGGTCTTCTGCACAGCGCCGGCGATTCGCCACCCGTTCGCCAACCTGCTTTGCGAGATCATCGGCGGCGCGGTCCTCGTCGGAGGCGTGCTGGCGATACTGCGACCGGAGAACCTTCAGCCAAACAGCGGCTTCGAAATGGGCTTTGCACCGTTTCTCGTCGGGCTGCTCGTGTGGTCCATCGGCCTTTCGCTCGGCGGACCCACCGGCTACGCCATCAACCCCGCGCGCGACCTTGGCCCGCGGCTGGCCCACGCCTGGCTTCCCGTCGCAAACAAGGGCGGAAGCGACTGGAGTTACGCCTGGATTCCCGTCCTCGGTCCGATCATCGGCGGCGTGGCGGGCGCGATGTTCTTCAAGATCTTTTGGTCAGCACTCCCATGA
- a CDS encoding RsmD family RNA methyltransferase, whose amino-acid sequence MRISGGIAKGISLVVPSGDTVRPATDGLRQALFSSLGSRIIGARFLDLFAGSGAYGLEALSRGATRGTFVEKNARSLTSLRRNLQAVAKSLGKSPDDLARISAHDVASWQPSLEDPPANLIFVDPPYDLILELSPALLARLADWVNPEDDPLLFFETPGEITLESPQWMAFKRIGGTKPRQPGISVFRLRELAPG is encoded by the coding sequence ATGCGCATCAGCGGTGGAATTGCAAAAGGCATATCCCTAGTGGTGCCATCCGGTGACACCGTGCGTCCCGCAACTGATGGTTTGCGTCAGGCTCTATTCTCGAGCCTCGGCTCAAGAATCATCGGTGCCAGGTTTCTCGATCTCTTTGCCGGAAGCGGTGCCTACGGGCTCGAAGCTCTGAGCCGGGGTGCCACGCGCGGCACATTCGTCGAGAAAAATGCCCGAAGCCTCACCTCTCTCCGACGAAACCTTCAGGCTGTTGCGAAGTCGCTGGGGAAATCCCCCGATGACCTCGCCCGCATCTCTGCTCACGATGTCGCCTCCTGGCAACCGTCACTCGAAGACCCTCCCGCCAACCTGATTTTCGTCGATCCGCCGTACGACCTGATTCTTGAATTGTCGCCCGCGCTGCTTGCCCGCCTCGCTGACTGGGTGAATCCGGAGGACGATCCGCTCCTTTTTTTCGAGACTCCGGGTGAAATCACTCTCGAATCGCCCCAATGGATGGCGTTCAAACGCATCGGCGGCACCAAGCCCCGGCAGCCCGGTATTTCGGTCTTCCGCCTGCGCGAGCTGGCACCAGGCTGA
- the glpK gene encoding glycerol kinase GlpK, with protein sequence MKYILALDQGTTSSRAIIFDHSGGIVAVAQQEFRQIFPRPGWVEHDASEIWASQAAVAAEALRKAGLNGSDIAAIGITNQRETTVVWDRATGKPICNAIVWQDRRTAGACDRLRKAGHAAGIRRRTGLVLDAYFSGTKLAWILKNVPGAMARARAGMLAFGTIDSWLVWNLTGGAVHATDVSNASRTMLFDLKSCAWDDGLLKLLGVPRAVLPEVRGSSEVYGECTLWGGAIPIAGIAGDQQAALFGQVCTRPGMVKNTYGTGCFMLMNTGSKPIVSKNNLLTTVAWRIGGRTEYALEGSIFIAGAVVQWLRDGLGLIKSSAEVESLAAQVADNGGVYLVPAFAGLGAPHWDQYARGLLAGVTRGTTAAHLARAALEGIAYQVYDVLHAMQSDSGIRLKELRVDGGACANNLLMQFQADVLGVPVVRPRVAETTALGAAYLAGLAVGYWKDTAEIAAQWQVDRGFAPAMKPSHRNSLLDGWRKALSRARHWEKPTDH encoded by the coding sequence ATGAAATACATCCTCGCTCTCGACCAGGGTACGACAAGCTCACGCGCCATCATTTTCGATCACAGCGGCGGCATCGTCGCCGTGGCACAGCAGGAGTTTCGCCAGATATTTCCCAGACCAGGCTGGGTCGAACACGACGCCAGTGAGATCTGGGCTTCCCAGGCCGCCGTCGCCGCCGAGGCGCTGCGCAAGGCCGGTCTCAATGGATCGGACATCGCAGCCATCGGAATCACAAATCAACGCGAGACCACCGTCGTATGGGATCGAGCGACAGGAAAGCCCATCTGCAACGCGATCGTGTGGCAGGACCGCCGCACCGCCGGTGCCTGTGACCGTCTGAGGAAGGCAGGTCATGCCGCCGGGATTCGCCGCAGGACCGGTCTGGTGCTCGACGCGTATTTCTCGGGTACAAAGCTCGCATGGATTCTGAAAAACGTCCCGGGCGCGATGGCCCGCGCACGCGCCGGAATGCTCGCCTTCGGAACCATCGACTCCTGGCTTGTCTGGAATCTCACGGGAGGAGCAGTCCACGCCACCGACGTCTCCAACGCTTCGCGCACGATGCTCTTCGATCTGAAATCCTGCGCCTGGGACGACGGACTCCTGAAGCTGCTCGGCGTGCCGCGCGCCGTGCTACCGGAGGTGCGGGGTTCGAGCGAGGTGTATGGCGAATGCACCCTGTGGGGCGGCGCGATTCCCATCGCCGGCATCGCTGGGGACCAGCAGGCCGCTCTCTTCGGCCAGGTCTGCACGCGCCCCGGCATGGTCAAGAACACCTACGGCACCGGGTGCTTCATGCTGATGAACACGGGGTCGAAGCCCATCGTATCGAAGAACAATCTGCTCACGACCGTTGCCTGGCGCATCGGCGGCCGCACGGAATACGCGCTCGAAGGCAGCATTTTCATCGCCGGTGCCGTCGTGCAGTGGCTGCGTGACGGACTCGGCCTGATCAAGTCGTCCGCCGAGGTCGAATCACTCGCCGCACAGGTCGCCGACAACGGCGGCGTTTACCTGGTGCCCGCGTTTGCCGGGCTCGGCGCTCCGCATTGGGACCAATATGCGCGCGGACTGCTGGCGGGTGTCACACGCGGCACGACAGCCGCGCACCTCGCGCGCGCCGCGCTCGAAGGCATCGCCTACCAGGTCTACGACGTGCTCCATGCCATGCAGTCGGACTCCGGCATCCGCCTGAAGGAACTGCGGGTGGACGGAGGCGCCTGCGCGAACAATCTGCTGATGCAGTTCCAGGCCGACGTGCTCGGTGTGCCCGTCGTGCGTCCGCGCGTGGCTGAAACCACCGCGCTTGGAGCCGCATACCTCGCCGGACTCGCCGTCGGCTACTGGAAGGACACCGCCGAAATAGCCGCACAATGGCAGGTCGACCGGGGCTTTGCTCCCGCGATGAAACCATCCCATCGCAACAGTCTTCTCGACGGCTGGAGAAAGGCCCTTTCCCGCGCAAGACACTGGGAGAAACCCACCGATCACTAA
- a CDS encoding type II toxin-antitoxin system VapC family toxin, whose amino-acid sequence MLLLDTSALIALERELAERTIGPIRSYLGRHKGEDLACSTVTVAEIASRASEAATRVFLQRLRKIPVSEAVAYRAGVLDKEMMKIGRRLGENDNWIAATALLNSATLVYLDGEFDRVLGLKRAKLPVSS is encoded by the coding sequence ATGCTTCTGCTTGATACGAGTGCGTTGATCGCACTTGAGCGTGAGCTCGCGGAGCGAACGATTGGCCCCATTCGCTCCTACCTTGGTCGGCACAAAGGTGAGGATCTCGCCTGCAGCACTGTCACGGTGGCCGAGATTGCCTCCCGCGCGAGCGAGGCTGCAACGCGTGTTTTCCTGCAACGCCTCCGGAAGATTCCGGTATCCGAAGCTGTCGCCTACAGGGCGGGGGTTCTGGACAAGGAGATGATGAAAATTGGGCGGAGGCTCGGCGAGAACGACAATTGGATCGCCGCGACTGCGCTGCTGAATTCGGCGACCCTTGTCTATTTGGATGGTGAATTCGATCGGGTGCTCGGATTGAAGCGCGCCAAGCTCCCTGTTTCGTCATAG
- a CDS encoding IS21 family transposase: MNMTQIAAALGLHWQTVRTWLKRGKYERSRGAQRPRRSKLDPYRAAIARLIEAHPLSAMQVWCRLKEQGYEGSYSIVKEYIRRIRPPRTEAFLTLKFAPGQCAQVDWGSFGAVEVDGTRRALSFFVLVLGYSRWLHVEFTLGQGQEWFLGAHQRAFELLGGVPQEVMVDNCKTAVLSHAPGTEPVYNPQYLDFARHHGFRIKACGPGHPQSKGIVESAVAYVKKSFLSGRAITRFAELNPAVKLWLDTVANVREHGETKVRPLDRLAEERVHLLALSPQPYAAVQTRTVRASRRFRVTIDTNRYSVPPRHAGALLTAQLSSELVRLYAGTSLVAEHVRRFGRRLDMENPDHVRELEAQRKSGARQRLLIRFLELTPAAGPYHRALVERRMNAGHHLHRIVELIPAYGAEALAHAIESAHQLGAYSSDYIVNLLEQRARRLPEPGPLHLTRAPGALELELPAPDLTPYTHEQRHDL, translated from the coding sequence ATGAACATGACGCAGATTGCGGCCGCACTCGGGCTGCATTGGCAGACTGTCAGGACATGGCTCAAGCGCGGAAAGTACGAGCGCAGTCGCGGCGCGCAAAGACCCCGCCGCTCCAAGCTCGATCCGTACCGCGCGGCGATCGCACGGCTGATCGAGGCGCATCCGCTGAGCGCGATGCAGGTTTGGTGCAGGCTCAAGGAGCAGGGCTACGAGGGCAGCTACTCGATCGTGAAGGAGTACATTCGCCGGATACGTCCACCCCGCACGGAGGCGTTCCTGACGCTGAAGTTTGCGCCCGGCCAGTGCGCCCAGGTCGACTGGGGCAGCTTCGGCGCGGTCGAGGTGGACGGCACCAGGCGCGCATTGAGTTTCTTTGTGCTGGTGCTCGGTTACAGCCGGTGGCTGCACGTCGAGTTTACACTGGGTCAAGGTCAGGAGTGGTTCCTCGGCGCCCACCAGCGCGCGTTCGAACTGCTCGGTGGCGTGCCGCAGGAGGTGATGGTCGACAACTGCAAGACGGCCGTTCTTTCGCACGCGCCCGGGACCGAGCCGGTGTACAACCCGCAGTACCTCGATTTTGCCCGGCACCACGGCTTTCGGATCAAGGCCTGCGGGCCGGGTCATCCGCAGTCCAAGGGCATCGTCGAGAGCGCCGTCGCGTATGTGAAGAAGAGTTTCCTTTCGGGCCGCGCGATCACACGGTTTGCCGAACTCAATCCGGCCGTGAAGCTGTGGCTCGACACGGTGGCCAACGTGCGCGAGCACGGTGAAACGAAGGTCCGCCCGCTCGACCGGCTGGCGGAGGAGCGCGTGCACCTGCTTGCGCTCAGCCCCCAGCCCTACGCCGCGGTCCAGACACGCACCGTGCGCGCCTCCCGGCGCTTCCGCGTCACGATCGACACCAACCGCTACTCGGTTCCTCCAAGACATGCGGGAGCGCTGCTGACCGCGCAGCTTTCCAGCGAACTGGTGCGGCTGTACGCCGGCACGAGCCTGGTCGCGGAGCATGTCCGCCGTTTCGGCCGGAGGCTGGACATGGAGAACCCCGATCATGTGCGCGAACTGGAGGCACAGAGGAAATCCGGCGCCCGGCAGCGGCTGCTGATTCGATTCCTCGAACTGACTCCCGCAGCCGGACCGTATCATCGTGCGCTTGTGGAGCGGCGCATGAATGCCGGCCATCACCTTCATCGCATCGTCGAACTGATCCCCGCCTACGGCGCCGAAGCCCTCGCGCACGCCATCGAGAGCGCCCACCAACTCGGAGCCTACTCCAGCGACTACATCGTGAATCTCCTCGAACAGCGCGCACGGCGACTGCCCGAGCCCGGCCCCTTGCATCTGACCCGCGCTCCCGGAGCGCTCGAACTGGAACTGCCCGCACCCGATCTGACCCCCTACACCCATGAGCAACGCCATGACCTTTGA